Genomic segment of Murdochiella vaginalis:
TATTGCAAAAAAGGCGAAGGATCTTTTTTCCCGATCGCTCTGTATCGGCGTCGCGTCCATGCTCTTTATTCACATCTTTGAAAATATCGGCATGACTGTGGGGCTGATGCCATTGACGGGCATTCCGCTTCCTTTCTTATCCAACGGCGGGACCTTTCAGCTCATCAACATGGTCAGTATCGGGCTGGTGCTTTGCATCTCGACGCAGCGCGTTCCGCTCGACTTCGCAGCAGAGCCTCCTTCGTCTCTGCCTTTATTGCCGCGATGAGCGGAAGACTCCATAGAATTTCCAGCAGCAGCGCCGCATTGCGTTGCTGCTTTTCTGTGTAGACGCACAGGTGCATTCCCCAGGGAAAGAGATTTTCCTGATACAGTAGGGGTCCCTCCTCATCCGTCCGACGATACGGGATGCCGTGCCGTTGTAAACGGCTTATGGTGGAGGGAGCGGGATGCCCGTATCGGTTATTGATTCCACAGCTGATCAGGGCCTGTTCCGGGCGGATGGCGGAAAGCAACGCATCGGAGGTGCCACGTTTTGAGCCGTGATGTGCCACCTTCAGCAACGCAATCCTGGAAGGAACCGCTCTCGAAACCCCTTCATCCTGTTCCTGATCCCCCATAAAAAGCACTCCCCCACTAAAATCCAGATAGAGCACCAGGCCATGGTTGTTTTTGTCTTCGGCATCCCATTGCCCTGCCTGCAATGCGGTTATAATCAGTGGCTTGCACCAGGGAACCCCATTTTCCAGAAACCAACGTTGGCCGATATTTGCCTGCCGATGGGAATTTCCGAGGCGTGAGTCCGGAAACGTGTTCTTTCCCGCCGCGGGAGCGGTCACTACTTCCCCCACCGGCATGCGCTTCAGAATTTCAGACAAATTGCCATCATGATCGTAGTCGTCATGGGATAAAAAAATGCGTTGCAGGCGATGGACTCCTCTTTCCCGCAACATGCGCACCACTTTTTCCCCTTGCGTATTTTTTCCGGTGCGAAAATCCTTCTTTCCGCCCGTATCCACCAAGACCACCTGCGTTCCGTAGCGGACGAGAAAGCAATCCCCCTGCCCCACATCCAAGGCTTCCACAGACGGCGGAAGCAGGGTGCTTAGCACCGTTGCGCGCAGCACGGTGAGCATCAGCCAAAGCGAAAGAACGCGAAGAAGATACCTCCGCCTTCTCCAAAATAAGTCGCCATGCTCACTTTCCTTCCATATGTACAACCTGATGCGGCGCAGCCATCCGAGTTGCGCAGCCAGAAGAAGTAGGACAAGCAAAACATAGAGAGCCAGCCCTTCGCCGGTAAAAGAAAACGTCACACCGGGAAGGGCCAACGCCATAAGTCCTTTGAGAAGAAGAGCAAAAAATCCATAGGCGAAACGGTATAACATCGTGACCACCTCGGATAAAACCGGGACGGCAAGCAGCGTCCCCAGAATCGACAGCATTCCCAAGGCGAAGAGCAAGGAAAAGGCCGGAATGGCCAGCAAATTGGCGAACAGCGTAGAGGGGGTTTGCGCAATGCCCGCGTGCGCAAGAACGGGAAGCGTGAAAAGGCTGATCCACAAGGAACGACGAAACGAGCGGCGCAGAATTCCTCCTCTCTCATGAATGTGTTCCATGGAATTCACCGCTTCGCCGGCTGCCGCACAAAGAAAGGACAGCTGTAAACCAAGATTCGTAATTTTTTGCGGCATGACGAGAAGAATGAGACACAGAGCGAATAACCAAGCTTTTCGCGGATCCAGATTCTTTCGGAGGGCCACCGCCCCTTCCCGAAAAACTAAAAAGAGCCAAGCCCGTAAAATCGATGCCGGAAAAGACAAAAAGGCCGCATAACCAAAGAGCAGAAGCAGTACCAGACAGGCAATGTGTCTGCGAGAAAGCGGTGACCAGGACAAAAGAGCCATGCTCCAAGTAAAAAGAAGATGAACGTGCAGGCCGCTGGCAGCCAGCAAATGGGCCAACCCCAGCGTTCGCATATCGTCCTGCAGGGGGAATGTTTCCTTCCCTTCTGCACCCAAGAGAACTCTCTTGAGCATGGCAAAAGAAGCACCGCCCTGTTCATTAAAAAACGTTTCGGCTTGAACACGCAATGGATTTTCTTTTTCCGGCTCACTCGCGGCATTTTTTGTGCTCGTTCCGCAAAACGAAGACAATGTGAGATACAGTGCCATGCCGAACAGAAGAGCCATTCCCCCTTTCGCATGATGACGAAAAACAAGGAGGCTCAAAACGACTCCGGCTAAAAATGCGCCGGCGGCGGCGAACGCGAC
This window contains:
- a CDS encoding ComEC/Rec2 family competence protein; its protein translation is MIGFVVGVAFAAAGAFLAGVVLSLLVFRHHAKGGMALLFGMALYLTLSSFCGTSTKNAASEPEKENPLRVQAETFFNEQGGASFAMLKRVLLGAEGKETFPLQDDMRTLGLAHLLAASGLHVHLLFTWSMALLSWSPLSRRHIACLVLLLLFGYAAFLSFPASILRAWLFLVFREGAVALRKNLDPRKAWLFALCLILLVMPQKITNLGLQLSFLCAAAGEAVNSMEHIHERGGILRRSFRRSLWISLFTLPVLAHAGIAQTPSTLFANLLAIPAFSLLFALGMLSILGTLLAVPVLSEVVTMLYRFAYGFFALLLKGLMALALPGVTFSFTGEGLALYVLLVLLLLAAQLGWLRRIRLYIWKESEHGDLFWRRRRYLLRVLSLWLMLTVLRATVLSTLLPPSVEALDVGQGDCFLVRYGTQVVLVDTGGKKDFRTGKNTQGEKVVRMLRERGVHRLQRIFLSHDDYDHDGNLSEILKRMPVGEVVTAPAAGKNTFPDSRLGNSHRQANIGQRWFLENGVPWCKPLIITALQAGQWDAEDKNNHGLVLYLDFSGGVLFMGDQEQDEGVSRAVPSRIALLKVAHHGSKRGTSDALLSAIRPEQALISCGINNRYGHPAPSTISRLQRHGIPYRRTDEEGPLLYQENLFPWGMHLCVYTEKQQRNAALLLEILWSLPLIAAIKAETKEALLRSRAERAASRCKAPARY